A window from Bacteroidota bacterium encodes these proteins:
- a CDS encoding DUF1624 domain-containing protein: MNLVQRFTALDVFRGMTICFMIIVNTPGNGDTSYAPLQHASWHGFTPTDLVFPSFLFAVGNAMSFVMKRWTGMSDAAVLGKIFKRTAIIFILGYLMYWFPFVHWNENGELAANPISHTRIFGVLQRIALCYGAAALMIRYLKLNTVLRLSLIFLLVYWFILLQFGGSDDPYDMLTNAGTRLDLFLFGPNHLYHGEGVAFDPEGLLSTLPAIANVTFGYAAGKWIQEKGGSYEGLTKLLLAGVVLIFLALCWNNFHPINKKLWTGSYVFLTVGIDCVLLAALVYIIDFVQIKRFNYFFEVFGKNPLLIYLLSELMAILMWFIPVGASREPLYSWIFQNIYKHAGMYFGSFLFAISVMLVCWLVGYLLDKRKIYVRV, translated from the coding sequence ATGAACCTGGTTCAACGCTTTACAGCTCTTGATGTTTTCCGCGGCATGACAATATGTTTTATGATCATTGTTAATACGCCGGGTAATGGAGATACAAGTTATGCGCCACTCCAACATGCAAGCTGGCATGGATTTACCCCAACTGATCTTGTCTTTCCTTCTTTTTTATTTGCTGTAGGTAATGCTATGAGTTTTGTAATGAAAAGATGGACAGGCATGAGTGATGCAGCTGTATTGGGAAAGATCTTCAAAAGAACTGCGATCATTTTTATACTTGGTTACCTGATGTACTGGTTCCCATTTGTGCATTGGAATGAAAATGGTGAACTGGCGGCTAACCCGATCAGTCATACCAGGATATTTGGTGTGCTACAGCGCATTGCTTTATGTTATGGTGCAGCCGCATTGATGATACGTTATCTCAAACTGAATACTGTTTTGAGATTATCACTCATTTTTCTTTTAGTCTATTGGTTTATTCTTTTGCAATTTGGAGGAAGCGATGATCCCTATGATATGCTGACGAACGCCGGAACAAGACTCGATTTATTTTTGTTTGGGCCGAATCATTTGTATCATGGAGAAGGAGTTGCCTTTGATCCCGAAGGCTTGCTGAGTACATTGCCTGCTATTGCAAATGTTACATTTGGATATGCTGCCGGTAAATGGATACAGGAAAAAGGTGGCAGTTATGAAGGACTTACAAAATTATTACTGGCAGGAGTTGTGCTGATTTTCCTTGCACTCTGCTGGAATAATTTTCATCCCATCAATAAAAAACTCTGGACAGGCAGTTATGTTTTTCTTACTGTTGGTATTGATTGTGTATTGCTGGCTGCATTAGTTTACATTATCGACTTTGTACAAATAAAGAGATTCAATTATTTCTTTGAAGTATTTGGAAAAAACCCACTACTTATTTACCTGCTGAGCGAATTGATGGCAATACTCATGTGGTTTATTCCTGTTGGCGCCAGCCGCGAGCCTTTATACTCCTGGATATTTCAAAATATCTATAAGCATGCAGGAATGTATTTTGGTTCCTTCCTGTTTGCAATATCAGTTATGTTGGTTTGCTGGTTGGTTGGCTACCTGCTTGATAAAAGAAAAATTTATGTCAGAGTGTAA
- a CDS encoding MATE family efflux transporter has translation MQQSTVYKNKLSHFFSLVGQSLKGGEYDYTQGSIRKAIVLLAIPMILELSLESIFAVVDMYFVSHLKTGAKEAMATVGLTESVIAIVYTLAIGLSTAATAMVSRRIGEKNPDAAAHAGAQSILIAMGVTVVISIAGAIFAPDILKLMGAAPDVIKEGTTFARIMLGGSIVIILLFLINGIFRGAGDATMAMRSLWIASAINIFLCPMLIYGYGPFPELGLKGAAIATTIGRGIGVVYQCYHLFAGKRSIHIKRSHFKWDLPIIKTLFEVAWPATSQFFIQSGSWIILAYLVSITGSTDASAGYQVAIRNVVFFILPAWGLSNAAATLVGQNLGAKQPDRAEKSVLLTTKYNALFMAVVMLLFLFFSSPIMSIFTNEAKVHAYGVSALQIIGAGYIFYGIGMVMIQALNGAGDTKTPTLINLVGFWFFQIPLAWILAKGFNMGPIGAFIAIPVAETFLALAAWYYFRKGKWKEVKI, from the coding sequence ATGCAGCAATCAACTGTATATAAAAATAAATTGTCTCATTTTTTCTCGTTAGTTGGCCAGTCATTAAAAGGCGGGGAATATGACTATACACAAGGAAGCATTCGAAAAGCTATTGTGCTACTCGCCATACCAATGATTCTTGAACTCAGTCTCGAAAGCATATTTGCTGTTGTGGATATGTATTTCGTAAGTCATCTTAAAACCGGTGCAAAAGAAGCAATGGCCACTGTTGGTCTTACCGAATCTGTAATTGCAATTGTTTATACACTGGCAATCGGGTTAAGTACGGCGGCTACAGCTATGGTATCAAGAAGGATTGGCGAAAAAAATCCTGATGCTGCAGCACATGCCGGTGCCCAATCAATACTAATAGCAATGGGTGTGACTGTAGTCATAAGTATTGCAGGCGCCATCTTCGCTCCTGATATTTTAAAATTAATGGGTGCAGCGCCGGATGTAATTAAAGAAGGAACAACATTTGCCCGCATCATGCTTGGCGGAAGCATTGTAATTATTTTACTGTTCCTTATCAATGGTATATTCCGTGGCGCCGGTGATGCAACAATGGCCATGCGCAGTTTATGGATAGCCAGCGCCATAAATATTTTTCTTTGCCCGATGCTGATCTATGGTTATGGTCCTTTTCCTGAACTGGGATTGAAGGGTGCTGCAATTGCAACCACTATCGGACGTGGTATCGGTGTCGTTTATCAATGTTATCATTTATTCGCAGGTAAAAGAAGTATTCATATCAAACGATCACATTTTAAATGGGACTTGCCGATAATAAAAACCTTGTTTGAAGTAGCATGGCCTGCCACCTCACAGTTTTTTATTCAAAGCGGAAGCTGGATCATTCTGGCTTATCTCGTTTCCATAACCGGAAGTACAGATGCAAGTGCAGGTTACCAGGTGGCCATACGCAATGTTGTATTCTTTATTTTACCTGCATGGGGATTAAGTAATGCGGCTGCTACATTAGTAGGGCAAAACCTGGGGGCTAAACAACCTGACCGTGCAGAAAAGAGTGTATTGCTGACAACAAAATATAATGCTCTTTTTATGGCCGTGGTTATGTTATTGTTCCTGTTTTTCTCGTCTCCTATCATGAGCATTTTTACCAATGAGGCTAAAGTGCATGCTTATGGTGTTTCTGCATTACAGATAATCGGAGCTGGTTATATTTTTTATGGAATAGGAATGGTGATGATACAAGCATTGAACGGAGCCGGTGATACCAAAACCCCTACACTGATAAATCTTGTTGGTTTCTGGTTTTTCCAGATCCCATTGGCATGGATACTTGCCAAAGGATTTAATATGGGACCAATCGGCGCATTCATTGCAATCCCCGTTGCTGAAACATTTCTTGCATTAGCCGCCTGGTATTATTTCAGAAAAGGCAAGTGGAAAGAAGTAAAGATCTGA
- a CDS encoding 1,4-beta-xylanase, whose product MKRSFIALSAFTLISFFVLCSSLKRSEWEPVVTDETKGLKNYYKDYFDIGVAVSPRALKTDEAQLILKQFNSMTPENAMKMGPIHPQETVYNWAGGDSIAAFAKRNNLKMRGHTLCWHNQTPGWLFKDAEGKEVTKEVLLQRLKEHITAVVSRYKGTIYAWDVVNEVISDKQDEYFRPSLWYKICGEEFVAKAFQWAHEADPDALLFYNDYNEINAVKREKIIRMVKDMKAKGVPIHGIGLQGHWALNEPSKEQLEQTLYGFSKLGLKMQITELDISVYPKEHNARDRKPEDYDTIFSAEKEQKQIEVYKTCFDLFRKYRKHISAVTFWNISDRSSWLDNFPVRGRKDYPLLFDRELKPKKAYWEVVKF is encoded by the coding sequence ATGAAAAGGTCTTTTATTGCTTTATCTGCTTTTACACTTATAAGTTTTTTTGTTTTATGCTCTTCACTAAAAAGATCAGAATGGGAACCTGTTGTTACTGATGAAACAAAAGGTCTGAAAAATTATTATAAAGATTATTTCGATATCGGGGTAGCCGTTTCTCCCCGTGCACTGAAAACAGATGAGGCGCAACTTATACTGAAACAGTTTAATAGTATGACGCCTGAAAATGCAATGAAGATGGGTCCCATTCATCCACAGGAAACAGTTTACAACTGGGCCGGCGGTGATTCGATTGCTGCATTTGCTAAAAGAAATAATCTAAAAATGCGGGGGCATACTTTATGCTGGCATAATCAAACTCCCGGCTGGTTATTTAAAGATGCAGAAGGTAAAGAAGTAACAAAAGAAGTTTTGCTCCAGCGATTGAAAGAACATATCACTGCAGTAGTAAGCCGCTACAAAGGAACCATCTATGCATGGGATGTGGTAAATGAAGTGATATCAGATAAGCAAGATGAATACTTCCGGCCATCGTTGTGGTATAAGATATGCGGCGAAGAATTTGTAGCCAAAGCATTTCAATGGGCACACGAAGCTGATCCGGATGCTTTGTTATTTTATAATGACTATAATGAAATTAACGCAGTAAAAAGGGAGAAGATAATACGCATGGTAAAAGATATGAAGGCAAAAGGAGTTCCCATTCACGGTATCGGGCTGCAAGGACATTGGGCTTTAAATGAACCATCAAAGGAACAGTTGGAACAAACGCTGTACGGTTTCTCAAAACTTGGGCTGAAGATGCAGATAACCGAACTGGATATTTCTGTTTATCCAAAAGAGCATAATGCAAGAGATAGAAAACCTGAAGACTATGATACAATTTTTTCAGCCGAAAAAGAACAAAAGCAAATTGAAGTTTATAAAACATGTTTTGATCTCTTCCGCAAATACCGCAAACATATCTCTGCCGTTACATTTTGGAATATTTCTGACCGCAGCAGTTGGCTGGATAATTTCCCGGTAAGAGGAAGAAAAGATTATCCTTTACTTTTTGACAGGGAATTAAAACCCAAAAAAGCATACTGGGAAGTGGTGAAATTTTGA
- a CDS encoding gluconate transporter, protein MTFLIIILAIALQIFLSVKKVSPFISLLFVAILTGLCLGMQPVDLLKSIEKGVGSTLGGVALIICLGAVLGKILEVSGAAEKIAVTLINSFGEKNIQWAVLLTGFLIGIPLYYNAGFIILVPLVFMLAKKTGLPLLYIAIPMAAGLSTTHCFLPPHPGPSLLVNAFRADMGRTLIYGLCIAIPAVIIAGPLLGRRMKKINITGLNLFSSAESSLPVKLPAALPSFLIALMPVLLITASVIAENFLNKGLLQTILLFIGNSNIALLLTVLAAFAYFGIRNKVKMDTQMKWLNDAISGIAVILLIITAGGVFKQVLDDSGTDDYISSFSKKLEMPPLFFAWVVTALLRVTIGSATVAAITAAGVVAPLLAQSNVSPELMVLAVGSGSVFGSHINDSGFWMFKEFFKLSLKQTFLSWTVMETTISIIGLIGVLFLNAIV, encoded by the coding sequence GGTTTATGTTTGGGCATGCAGCCGGTTGATCTATTAAAGTCAATTGAAAAGGGTGTAGGCAGTACATTGGGTGGGGTTGCACTAATCATTTGTCTTGGCGCAGTGCTGGGTAAAATATTGGAAGTATCCGGTGCAGCAGAAAAAATTGCTGTTACTCTTATCAACAGTTTTGGTGAAAAAAATATTCAGTGGGCTGTATTGCTTACTGGTTTTTTAATTGGCATTCCGCTTTACTATAATGCAGGCTTCATCATTCTCGTTCCATTAGTGTTTATGCTGGCAAAAAAAACAGGTTTACCACTTCTATACATAGCTATTCCCATGGCAGCAGGATTAAGTACTACGCATTGTTTTTTACCACCCCATCCCGGGCCTTCTCTTTTGGTAAATGCATTTAGAGCTGATATGGGAAGAACATTGATCTATGGACTTTGCATTGCGATACCTGCAGTTATAATTGCAGGGCCATTGTTAGGCAGAAGGATGAAGAAAATAAATATCACAGGATTAAATTTGTTTTCATCTGCAGAATCATCGTTACCGGTAAAACTGCCTGCCGCATTACCAAGTTTTTTGATTGCCTTGATGCCTGTGTTGCTCATAACCGCTTCTGTAATTGCTGAAAATTTTTTGAATAAAGGATTGTTACAAACTATTTTATTGTTCATCGGCAATTCCAATATTGCCCTGTTGTTAACAGTACTCGCTGCTTTTGCCTATTTCGGCATAAGGAATAAAGTGAAAATGGATACGCAGATGAAATGGCTGAACGATGCGATAAGCGGCATTGCTGTCATCTTACTCATCATTACAGCCGGTGGTGTATTTAAACAAGTACTCGATGATAGTGGCACGGATGATTATATTTCTTCTTTCAGTAAGAAATTAGAAATGCCACCATTATTTTTTGCCTGGGTTGTCACTGCTTTATTGAGGGTGACAATTGGCTCCGCAACAGTAGCAGCTATCACTGCTGCCGGTGTAGTTGCACCATTATTAGCCCAAAGCAATGTATCACCTGAATTGATGGTGTTGGCAGTTGGAAGTGGCAGTGTATTTGGTTCGCATATCAATGATTCGGGGTTCTGGATGTTTAAAGAATTTTTCAAATTGTCATTGAAGCAAACTTTTTTATCATGGACGGTAATGGAAACTACGATCTCGATAATCGGGCTGATTGGTGTTCTTTTTCTTAATGCGATTGTCTAA